The nucleotide window AGATCGGGATGAATCGGCCCGGTGATGACTCGGAGCATCTAGCGCACGCTTCGTGACACTTGAGTGCGAACCGAAGGTTGCGAGGAAGAGGTCGTGTCCATTCTGTCTATGCCCGCCACGAGAGACAGGCAAAGAAGGACGCGACTACCCGGTTTCAGGACCTAACAGCTCCCCGTTACAATCCACACAGGCCCAGTCACCATCGATAAAGGACATCGGATCACCGCAAATCGGGCAATCCGGTGGGGGGCCTTTATCGAGGACCGGGAGGGGCGGCAGCTCGAAATCGTCATCGTCGGGGACCATGGAGCGAAGTTCCTTACTCCCGAGGTTTCATCTTCAATTGCAGCGCCTTTTCCGCGCTCTCTCGGCTCGGCACGCCGACGAAGGTCAGGCGCCCGTCGATAATCGTCGCCGGCACCGCTCGGACCGCATGACGATTCGCAAGATCTTGTCCGTCCTGAGTCGTAATATCGACCTCTCGATAGGAAAAGCTATATTTCACTCGCAATTGCTTCCACAGGCTCTTCGCCGACGGACAGGCCCCACAACTTGGTGACACAAGCAACGTAATGTTCGGCATCGAAAATCTCCAACGACTGGCGAATCATAACACCTCGAAGAATAACGGAGCAAGGCTGGTTCAGTCACAGGCAATATTCACCGCAGGATCACAAGACATGAGACCAAGTGGGGAAGGATGGAGATAGAGGGTGGAGGGATCCTGCGCTCCCATGCCTCGTGTGAGTGGTGGCTCCACCAGGCATGGCTGGCAAACTTCATCCGGCTGGTCCAACGGTCGTCCCGACGCCAGAGGTCTGCGACATGCCTGGCGCAGCTGCAGGAGGCTGAGGGGCCGGGACCGTCGTTGCTCCCCCAGTTCCCACATCGTGGACCGCCGGCTGCAGATTCGCCTGTGATTGATTCTGTGGGTTCGGCGGTGGCGTTTGGGCGACAGAGGGAGTGATGAACTGGCTCGCGAAAATTCCAGCTACCAGAGGAAGAGGCCGGATTTGGCTCATTTCCATTTCCGCGCAGCGTTCCCTCACTTCACGGAAAAACCCATGCGGCAGGAGGCGGCTACGCAGTTTCCACATTCCGCGCTATACTTTCTGTAGCATTCGTCTCATACGGTGTCATTTCGATCGACCACGCCGAGGAGGGGTTATGGGACAGACAGCCTCGTACTGTAGTGACTGTTATAACAAGGCCGGCAGAACCCAGGACGCCGACATCAAGGCTGCGGAAGGAGCCGGCAAGACCCCCATGACGACGCAAGGCACCTGCTGCAAATGCAATAAGGCTACCATCGTCGTCTATTATGACAAATAGGACGAGGTTCTAGTCCAGCCAATCCTTCTCTTTTAACTTTCGGGGCAGATACTTCTTCGTGAGATACTGAAAGTCCTTGTTGGCCAAGGCGTCGAGTTCGTACTTCAACCCGCTCGTAAGCATCCGCTTGATTTCCGTCTGCCAGGCAGGCTTCTGGAACCACTGATAGTTCATCAGTTCCTTGGCACGCGTGATGTCCTTCTCGTTGAGCTTGATGCCGACATTGCGGGGCAACTCGTACCGTTCAGGATCTGCACTCGAAAAACCGATGAATTTCGCCTTGGGGATGGCCATACGCTGACTCTCGAACGCTAAATTGATTGACCCCTGTTTGATCACTGAATAAATGTAGTAGCCCCAAGGATCGTTATCCACCAGGACATAGACCGGAAGCCGGTGTTCTTCGTGGAGCCGCCGAGCCAAGCGCCGGACCCCTCGAGGCGGTTGGCCATTACCCGTCAGTAACACGCAATTGTACCGCCGCCAGAATTTATCTTCTGAGAGGCGGTTCCACTGTGTCCCCTTTTCCACGAGCAACACGAAATCAGCCGTGCAGCGACGGATCTCCACATATTCCGGCTCAACAATCGAGGGCACCGAATAGCCGCCTTTTCCTAATTTGGCGCAATCGACACGGTCACCATCATCTCCGAGGACGAGGGGACCCACGACACTCCCGCCGTTTTCAGCCCGGACATGGAGCTCTTCTCGTAAGGCCTCTACCGACACCTCCAAATCCTCGATGACAGGGTCCGATTCATCCTGTGTATCGAAGGTATTCTCGTGCGAGTTTTTTATCGTATGCTTGGTCCGATAATAAATTTCTCTGAGCGACGTCGTGAGATCCGACCGCTGGAGCTCCGTTAACGCGTCCGCGACCAAGATCGTCTGCATGAACTTCTTCGTCATCCCCACGTTGAAAAACGAGCGCGCTTGTTTCTTGTTCCCCATTTCGATCATGCCCTTGCGCGGATTGAACGAGACGTTCGAGAGCGCACGAATGGGGATCGCCAACGTCGGGTCTTTCGAGCGGTTTGCCGCGCTGATGACCAGGTCGGCGAGGCCAATCAGCTTTTTTGCGACGGCACCATTGTGCCTGTGTTTAGTCTTCGTCATAGCGTGTTACTTCTTCCCTCTGACTTTGTGAACCTTGCGGGTCTTCTTCGTTATAACCCCCGTTCTCTTGCCGGATTGCGGCTCCCCAGAAAAGAGCGTGAGTTGTGCCGCCTTCCCCTTCGCAGCTTTACCCTGCTTGCCCGACTTCGCATCAGCTTTGCCTTTCGCCCCCCGTTCAATCGGTTTCTTAATGGGCAGTATATCGACATGGGGGGTATCAGCCTTTGGTGCTGCGTCCTGTGCGAGGGCTTCAGCAGTTTCCACGACTATCGACGCTTCCCCTTCAATCCCTTCTGGCGTAACGATGATCGAATCCGGCAAGCCTTCCGGTCCTCCACCGGTTTTTCCGAGCGCCTCGTCTGTCTTCATTCCACCAGTACGCGAGGTCGCAATTTTCTGCAACTGTGCCTTGAGTTTCTCCGTTTTCAGCGTCCCGCCCTTGAGTCGGTTACAGGCCTCAGCTACTTCCTCGATGTAGAGTTCAAATATATTGCGGCGCCGATACTCACCAGCCGCTCGCTCGCGCCGGCGCAAGAACAGCCCCAACCTTCGGCCGCATTCGCGAAGCGCAAGCGTGATCTCTTTCTGAATCTCATCGTAATCGGCGATGGCTTCCTTGCTTTCACTCGTAAAAGGAACCCACACTGAGGCCATATGGACGAAGATCACCATCGGCCCACCAGGCAGTGCGCCACGCGATTGCGTGACACCGTAATTTTTCCAGGTGGTGTTCAACACCGCCTTGAACGTTGAACAGGCGGATTGCTGGTAGAGCAGAGGCACACGGTTCGCATAGCGGATCACGCGGGCGAGTTCTGAATCTTCCTCCTCATGTTCGCCTTCTGCCTTGGGCATAACTGGCTGTTGGGGTGCCGTTTGGTCTTCCGGCCGGCTGCCATAAGCCAAGCCTGCTTCGATGATGAAAGGATTACCTCGATAGACGGCAGGCGGACGACTGACTGCTGTATAGAATTCCCCTTTGATCTGCTTATACAGACCCGACAGAATTGCCTGCTCGCCGATCGGAGCGAGACAGTTGGTGGGCGGCGCCATGATCTTGGTGGTTTGGATCGTCTTATAGAGCGTTTCAGCCACCTGCCCGTGAATGCCCCGCGGTCTGGTATTGGGCGAGAGCTTTGCCTGCTTGCACATCTCCACCGCGAGCGCCGGCGATACCCGGCAGAAATCCGACGCCAAAAATCCCGAGAGCGTGTGGCTCTTGGTGTCATGGAGCATCTTGAGAAACATGCCGAACTCGATACCGTACGGGTGGGGTTTAATTTCGCGTGGCGAGGGCGGTAATTCTTTATAGGTGCGCGGATAGGTCTTGGTCTCATTCTCCGGCGTCAGATAGACCAGCTTTACATGTGGATTGGCAATGAGCGTCTGCTCCAAATACTCGTCAACTGAGGCCCTGCCCTTCTGGTAACGACCCTCGACCTCGAGCGTGACCTGCGTGCCTCGCGGCTGATCCCATTCAACCTGTTTATTCTCGAATATGCGGGGCTCATTCTTCTTTGTGTCGATCTGTACTTCAAAGTAGTGCGCCGACGCCCTTGGTCCTGTACGAGAGATAATTTTCACCGGCTTCCCGGTAGTGATTTGCGCATACATGCCCGCTGCGGAGATACCGATCCCCTGCTGACCGCGACTCATGCGCAAGCGATGGAATTTTGATCCATAGAGGAGTTTGGCAAAAATTTTCGGGATTTGTTGACGGACGATCCCCGGCCCGTTATCGCCAACTGTAATCCGAAACCTCGTTGCCTGGCTCACCGGCGGAGGTGTTTCGCCGGTCGCAGCGACTTCGAGCTTGACCAGAATATCCGGCAAAATACCGGCCTCTTCACAGGCATCTAGTGCATTATCAACCGCCTCTTTTACACAGGTGAGAAGTGCCTTCCGCGGATTATCGAATCCGAGCAGATGCCGATTCTTGGTAAAAAATTCAGAAACAGAAATTTCCCGCTGCCGCGCACCCATTTCCACGGCGGTCACCGCTTGTGGAAGATTCGCGCGAGCTTTCTTCGGCTCGACCGATTCGCTAGCGGATATTGGTGATGTGGATTTCGAATGAGCGAGAGCGGCTTGAGATCTGGCCATTCACCCTCTTAGGAATCAGCGCGGATAAATTGCGCAGCATTGTACACAGATTGATGAGCAGAGTGAACCATCAGCAAAACAATATTGTGTTCGTTGTATGAAGTTGATGAGTGGTGAGAATTATGGGTGGGAGGAGCACGCACCTAACCGAGGACGATCAGGTACGGCGGAGATCGCGGGAGGACTTTAGGCTTCCCAGTACAAGCTGGTCCTGCACACCATCCTCAGCGCTCGATCCCCTGATGAACCATATTCCCTCGGGGCGTTTTCTCCTCCCACAAGCTCACGATAGCCCCCTACCTCGAGCGAGTCAAGCTTTCGTTGTTGTCGACTCTGGAGACTCCCCTTGTGGGAGCTTGACGAAGAGGCCTACAATTTGTCACAAGCAATCCGTCCGACGATCCGCCACCCTCACCAAGGAGGTACGTTATGCCAACCTACGTCAGCCTCGTGAAATTCACCCAGCATGGCCTTCAAACTATGAAGGACAAGGGAATCGAGCGAGCCGAGATGGTGAAGGAAAACGCGCACGCGCTCGGCGGCAAGCTGGTCCAGGCCTACTACTGTCTCGGAGAGTATGACGTCGTCGCGGTCTGGGAATTTCCTGACAACAAAACAGCCATGAAGGCGGCTGTGTTGAACGCGGCGATCGGCCACATTCAGATTACGACTATGCCGGCAGTCGGTCGGGACGAATGGAAAAAGCTTCTACAGGAGACTCTGGGGAAAAGACGATGACACAGTGATGCAGAGCTTTCTCTTCGGCACGGGATTGCTCGTCGGTCCCGTGCCGAGCTACACATGCCTAAACAAATGTGGAACCTGTTGCGCTAGCGAAGTTTGAGGACTTTCCCGTCAAGCTTCGTATCGGCGAGG belongs to Nitrospiraceae bacterium and includes:
- a CDS encoding DNA topoisomerase VI subunit B, which gives rise to MARSQAALAHSKSTSPISASESVEPKKARANLPQAVTAVEMGARQREISVSEFFTKNRHLLGFDNPRKALLTCVKEAVDNALDACEEAGILPDILVKLEVAATGETPPPVSQATRFRITVGDNGPGIVRQQIPKIFAKLLYGSKFHRLRMSRGQQGIGISAAGMYAQITTGKPVKIISRTGPRASAHYFEVQIDTKKNEPRIFENKQVEWDQPRGTQVTLEVEGRYQKGRASVDEYLEQTLIANPHVKLVYLTPENETKTYPRTYKELPPSPREIKPHPYGIEFGMFLKMLHDTKSHTLSGFLASDFCRVSPALAVEMCKQAKLSPNTRPRGIHGQVAETLYKTIQTTKIMAPPTNCLAPIGEQAILSGLYKQIKGEFYTAVSRPPAVYRGNPFIIEAGLAYGSRPEDQTAPQQPVMPKAEGEHEEEDSELARVIRYANRVPLLYQQSACSTFKAVLNTTWKNYGVTQSRGALPGGPMVIFVHMASVWVPFTSESKEAIADYDEIQKEITLALRECGRRLGLFLRRRERAAGEYRRRNIFELYIEEVAEACNRLKGGTLKTEKLKAQLQKIATSRTGGMKTDEALGKTGGGPEGLPDSIIVTPEGIEGEASIVVETAEALAQDAAPKADTPHVDILPIKKPIERGAKGKADAKSGKQGKAAKGKAAQLTLFSGEPQSGKRTGVITKKTRKVHKVRGKK
- a CDS encoding DNA topoisomerase IV subunit A; translated protein: MTKTKHRHNGAVAKKLIGLADLVISAANRSKDPTLAIPIRALSNVSFNPRKGMIEMGNKKQARSFFNVGMTKKFMQTILVADALTELQRSDLTTSLREIYYRTKHTIKNSHENTFDTQDESDPVIEDLEVSVEALREELHVRAENGGSVVGPLVLGDDGDRVDCAKLGKGGYSVPSIVEPEYVEIRRCTADFVLLVEKGTQWNRLSEDKFWRRYNCVLLTGNGQPPRGVRRLARRLHEEHRLPVYVLVDNDPWGYYIYSVIKQGSINLAFESQRMAIPKAKFIGFSSADPERYELPRNVGIKLNEKDITRAKELMNYQWFQKPAWQTEIKRMLTSGLKYELDALANKDFQYLTKKYLPRKLKEKDWLD
- a CDS encoding thioredoxin family protein, with protein sequence MPNITLLVSPSCGACPSAKSLWKQLRVKYSFSYREVDITTQDGQDLANRHAVRAVPATIIDGRLTFVGVPSRESAEKALQLKMKPRE
- a CDS encoding GYD domain-containing protein, producing the protein MPTYVSLVKFTQHGLQTMKDKGIERAEMVKENAHALGGKLVQAYYCLGEYDVVAVWEFPDNKTAMKAAVLNAAIGHIQITTMPAVGRDEWKKLLQETLGKRR